The DNA region ttatgggGTTTGTCACTCAACACTGTTTTGAATATGAATGTTAAGTCTTTACATAGCAGCCCCAACTAACACCTTTTGCTCTGGTTGCTCCGTTTAGACCAGTTGGATGtgtcagaggaagagaggagtgATATGGTGTCTGATGTGGAGTCAGTCATCACTTTCTACTGTAAGTCCCGCAACATTACCTTCACCCCAGAGCTGAGCTGGCCACACCTGCTCAAACCACTCCTGGCCCTCCATCTTCCACGCAGTGACCTCTACAACTGCTTCTACGCCATCATGAATAAATACATCCCTAGGTGAGTAATCCGCACAATGATGtctttttcattcatatttctCAGACTTAACCTAAATTGTAAGAGTGattatctgtttcatttgggCTGGTCCAGTGTGCTGGGCTCTTTGTACATttggtgcttttctttttaattccTCTATACTGCTCTTAAGTTTTTCTAAATTATTGGTGACCATATGTTGCACAGGCTGTTTGGCACTTTAATTTTGTTGCACATTGTtgtaatgacaaataaagtcTTATCTTGAACGAAATATATCAATTTCAGGGACTGTGTGCCAAAGGGCCGACCCTTCCACCTGTACAGACTCCTGCTGCAGTATCATGAACCTGAACTCTGCTCCTTCTTGGACACCAAAAAGATCACACCCGACTCCTACGCCATCAACTGGGTTTGTCCATTTGGCCGCCTGTCCATGTCTTATGACAGCTGTACAAACACAGGGCTGTGTTTGTACAactttttatttcctctgtccTCCACAGCTGGGCAGTCTATTTTCCAGCCACTGCCTTCCTGATGTTACCCAGACCTTGTGGGACTCCTACCTCCAGCAAGCTGACCCGTTCCttattttcttcctcctcctcatcatccttgTCAATGCCAAGTATGCTGTCGGTAGAGGAAACTGTATACAACCATTATCGCATTGAAGAAACATAGATTTGAGTTGCCTTTGTTTATTTCCCTCAGAGAGTCCATCCTTGCACAAGAAGCAGACAGCAAGGAGGACATCATCAGTAAGTTCAGCTTTCGGCTTTAGTTGTACATTTGTTAAAACAGTGGAAACTAACTGATATTTCTGTCACAGAAATGCTAGAAGCTTTTCCTTCTCTCCTGGAGTCTGAGGACATTGAAGATTTGTTTTCTCTGGCCCAGTATTACCAGAGCAAGACCCCTTTGTCACTCAGAAAGGTAAATAACACATTAAATGTTTGATAAATATAGAATTGTGCTGTAGAACCAAGTCCATTACAGGAAACGGAGATTACAtgtaatgtgtttgtcttttctgcTTGGTTAGATGAACCAGAATCTGTTTGGTAGCAGCCTGGTGGCCCTGAAAGAAGAAGACACTGACCTGAGTCAGGCTCTGTGTCTCCCGGTGTCTGTCCCTGAAATCCTGCAGGccaaccagctgcagcaggtcagcgGTGCTCTCGGCTTACACTAACAAGGAAATAATTAACCTTTTGCCTATTAGCCATGCGAGAGGCACAGAAGAGAGAGTGCTGAGTAACGTGAGTGTTGCTTTTCAGGATGGAGTGCGCTTCTTTGTGGTGGACTGCCGGCCTGCAGAACAGTACAACGCCGGGCACCTGTCCACAGCCTTTCACCTGGATTCGGACCTTGTGAGAGTTTGACATATgcttaaataaaatgtgtatgtAGTGAATAAATCAATGTTAAGTACAAATTGGGATTATTTCTTCATACAGATGCTCCAGAACCCATCAGAGTTTGCTCTCTCTGTGAAATCCCTGTTGGAGGCACAAAAGCAGTCGTTGGAGTCCGGTTCCATCGCCAGCGGAGAGCACCTTTGCTTCATGGGCAgtggaagagaggaagaggacatGTACATGAACATGGTGTTGGCTCATTTCCTGCAGGTAAAgcccaaacaaaaaaatcagACTATAATATGTCATAAGGTCACTTGATTCCTGTTAGTCACTGTTACACAATCTAAATTCCCAATTCAGTTCCTCTTCGCTTGCTTCCTGTTTCTAtttcagaaaaacaaagaatatGTAAGCATTGCTAAAGGAGGCTTCATGGGTAAGTACATGAGCACAACTATGTGGATGCACACCCCCACAGTGCCCCATAAACAGACCAATGGATAAAGTTCAGGGTTTTGGTGCACAATTAGTATGAGTATATTTGTTTTCAGCTCTACAGAAACATCTGGTGGACATGAACATTGAAGGCCTCGACTCCTCATACGTCCACTGGATTGTCAGCACATCAGGATctcacagcagcctcagctctGCTGATGTAAGTGTCCAGAGATCTTGAACACAGATTAAttaaatttttcttttttattttatttattttttttttttaagttattcTTCTTCATGCGTTTTTATAAACTTCTATTAAAACAGGGTGAGTCTCTGAGCAGCCCGGGGGACAGCAAAGGTGTCAAGTCTTTGGTCAACAAAATGACATTTGCTCTCAAGTCCAAGTCGGTGAACGTGAAAGAGAAGATGATCAGCTTCATTGAGAACACCTCTGCTCCTGTAGACAGGTGAGGGCCCACTTCCTGGTAAAATAATGTGATGGAGCTCAACCTGCAACACACCTTTTACTCTTTGATAGTTATTGGTGTGAGCATTAAGCTATAGATTGATATTTCTCCAGCAACTGGAGAACTGTGGCTTTGACAACTATAACTGTGAATACTTGTGCCTTATTTCATGCTAGAATATCTTTCACTCTGCCCTGGCCAGAGAAGGTGATTCCAGATCGGTAAGAGCTACTTGACATCAAGCTGTTTTTCATCAACATGACCACTGGCTGTAAACCCTCACCGGCCTCTAGGGCTCAAGGCGACGTAGCCTCTGTCACATTAAAGCATGCTTAGCCCCAGCACACCTGCCTGCCCCGCTCACTCGTACAACAGCGCAACACATTCTCATGCAGTACAAGATTTTAGGACCTGTCTTCATGCTTTCACTAACATTTAGCACTGCAGTTTGCACTGTTCCAGCTCCAGGAGCCATACCTGCCATTTGTGACTCTCAGTGTGAAAAACCTGAGGCATTTTAAGGAGAGCCTCagtgtctcactgtctgcttgAAGATGCACTTTACAGTCTGTCTTGCCATTTCATTATTGTTCTATTAGATGATAGCCAGGGCTAGCAGAACGTGGATCCACCATAACCATACAAATAGCCCTGAACATCATACTGTACGTTAACTGATCTCTAACTCTTGCTAGCTAGCAGAGATGTCTCATTTaacctctgtctttgtctttaacAGCATAACCCCTGGCAGTTTTGTGTGTGCAGACTTCCTGCTTGATGTTTTTAATGTGACTTCTCATCACAGGCACCGATGTTTCTCCACTTCACTGCCTTAGTACTGATGTGAGCCTCTAAACACCCACATTGTTTCTTCTCCAGGCACGTGAGCAGCAGCGACCGCGTCGGCAAACCCTACCGCGGAGTGAAGCCTGTGTTCAGTATTGGCGACGAAGAAGAGTATGATACAGGTACATTTCTTGTAAACTTTTAAATGAGTGTGTTAGAGCTACTAAGTTACTGAGTCAAGCAATGCAAGTCTCAACTTTCAACTAATACCCCTCCCAGACGAGATCGACAGCTCATCCATGTCAGACGATGACAGAAAGGAGATCGTCAACATTCAGACTTGGGTAAACAAACCAGATGTAAAGCATCACATTCCATGTAACGAGGTGAAAGAAACAGGCCACATGTTCCCCAGGTGAGTTGAACACCTGTCTGAATGTAAAACATTCATCTAATGCCACAAGCATTGTTGTAAATGACTAATTCATATTTCCGAATGAATAAACAGCACACAAGGTCAGGAATCCTAACCGCTACTCTGTTCTCATGTGTTTGCAGTCACCTGCTGGTCACAGCCACTCACATGTACTGCCTGAGAGAGATCGCCTCACGCAAAGGTTTTGCCTACATCCAGTCCAGACAAGCACTGAACTCGGTAGTGAAGATCACATCCAAAAAGAAACACCCAGAACTGATCACCTTCAAGTTTGGCAGCAACAACTCAACTGGAGTGGAGATATCAGCAGTGGAGAGGTGCTTGTCTACAAACACTTAAGAAGACTGTAGTTCATttgcaataaacatttaaatttatcAGACCTGATTAGACCTCCATTAATAATCTTAGGGTTTACAGTACACTGGCATAATGTATTAATCAAATGTAATTTTCtcaaatgtttttctttcctcctctcagaTATTTGATACCCAACGCAGGTGATGCGACCAAAGTCATTAAGCAGCAGATCATGAAAGTCCTGGATGCTCTGGAAAGCTCATAAAATCGAGATGCCTGGCGAAGATTGGGAACCATGAAAGCCTGCTGTGACGCACACCTTAAGAGTCTACGTCTGCCAAGAGTGAAATCTTCTCCTGCTTATCCTAATGGACTAATCCAGTGCAGtgttgactgtgtctgtgttggggaCAAGGGTGAATCTCCCACTGACTGCAGACCAgtggggggtgtgtgtgtgtgtgtgtgcgtgcgtgcgcgcgcgcgtgtgtgcgtgcgtgtgtataaATACTTAGGTGCTCCACAATCATCCAACCAATATTTTACACTAAAAAGACTAGATATTGTTTATAGTGTATGATTTCTTTACTCTTGATAGAACATGGAATCTCATTACAATTACAGTGCAGTTCCACTTCGGTGATCTCCCTCTGGCCTTAACGTAGCGTACTGACCAACGAGTGGCAACAATGTTCATGACtgacctttttttctttttttaatattctatTATTTGAGCATCTCAGTTCTGACCCATTGCTCTTGTAGTGAATGGATTCATTTACTTTCCACATGCTTCGTGTAGGTTTCCAGATGTTTATTTTGGCCAGGAAGTGTCAGCACGAGCCAACCGACATGAAGATACGCAGCCCTCTGAATAAGCAGCGCTGGCAGGTTTCCTACCGCAACAGCCGTTTTTGATAACCTTTCTCCAGCAGGCCGCCTTAAATAGCAGTTATTTGAGGGTGTTTTCTAAGTATTTGATGTATATATTGTGTAAACGGCTCTATTTCAGCACAGACCTTTTGAAATGTTATTTTGAAAGCATATGCTGATatgcaggaaacacaaaccacGGTTTTGAAGTCCCCCTTCTTTCTAGAACGAGTTTCTGGCGGATAATTTCCTTCTACGCTTTTACATATGCTAATGAATTCTCCTCATCTCCTAGCAGTCTGATGTAGCTCTCAGAAAGCACCACACGCAGCCCCTCTGGACTACATTAGTGTTCCAACAAGAGGTTCAGTAATTGTCATTAAAAGCCTGAGCACCTCAGTATTTTTCCATCGCTCTCGAATGGAGTACATGAAAGTCTTTTCCGAGTTGCTATATGAAAGCATCTATGTGATTATGTTAGCATGTGTACAGTTAGTACTGTAAATGCTAATAGGTAAATACCCACTGAGAATGAAAAGATGGATGTAAGGACTTTGCTTTTCACTAAGCACAGcttccaaaggaaggaacatcATTTGTCATATCTGTGTTAAGAGATCATTTTGTCTTGTCCATTGTATTGAGTGCAAACTAAACAGCTTGTTTGCCACTGCTGCCTTTGGCCTCATGCCTGTGATGTGTGATATTGGCACCAGCAGTGGCATCATATGCCAGTACGTTCTCTgctagtttttttaaattttgtttgttttcctagttttgctcctgcttccatgtacattttaataattatctAGTGTGGCCTGGGTTAAACACGCCAGTCCAGGAAGGCCTGAGTAAAACTTAAGGTGTGTTCAGGAGATGAGCAAGACAAACTTAAATCGGATGGTTCATAAACCTGGTCTTTCGTCACTCCAGTCTTTCATACCATTCCTGTGTAACATCATGCATTGTGTTGTAATTTTGTGATATTTTTCAGTATTGACTGAACTTTACTTTGTAACATCGGTGGCAAAGGATATTGACCACTAGTTGAAATGCAAGTGTAATTTGCACCTTACTGTACTGCTGTTATTTTCTaagcatttctgtttttaataaatggAAATTATTTGACTGCACCTGTGTGATTATAGTCATTCATATGCTTATTTTTGACCTATCACAAATAGttggatgtttttttatattaaacttATGCATCTGCAAGTCCATGTTTAGAAAAGTTTTTCatcacacattatttcaatAGAACCTTTAGAATAATATTTTCCCTTGCACTGTTAAATTTTTACAGGACATTTAACCAATGAGGAAAGAGCCAAATGCACACCTCTCTATAATGATGTCACTTAGTTTCTGAACTTCAGAgtaaggttgttttttttaatttacaagcACTGAGGCATTGAAGAGTGGGTCTGTTTAACTAGAATTCGAAGTCATTATTATTGTTTCGTATGGTTTCGCCTTGTTTAATGGCTCAATTCAACAACCTGATGTCCTGTAGGTAAAAATTCTCAGTCATCCGTGTGTCGCTGTCTGAAAGTTAAGTCGTGTACTCCTCAGTTAGGTTTCACACCTGTAAAGTAAAGGCTCACTATGTGGAAATATGACGAGGGGGACAGATCTTGATCTTTCTAGAAACTGATAAAAGAGCAGCATGATTAATTGAGAAACAGGCCATGTCTGAGGTATCTGATCTGTTCAGGGAGGAGTTTAAAGCTTCTCTAACCAGAATGTGACTTAGTTATATTCAAACGATTAacctttgtcttctttcttttctgggCCAATATCCTTTGTTAACGTACCGCTCTGAGCATACTTCATCTTCTTGTAGCTGCTGGTGGGGTCTTTCTAGTCGAAAAGAAGCAGCTGACTTACttttcatacagtaaatattgagtcttattttgaaacaacCAACCGGAAATACGCGTCGTGCGTGGCCGCTCTGGACTCTGAGCAGGAGAACGTTGCGTTCATGTCCACCTTAGGAAGAGCAATGTCCAGTGAGTACTTATCCTCTAATACCTATTCTTTTTACTTGACACCGGTGTTGTAGCTAACTCCGCTCTGAAGTAGCGGAACTGACGGTTGTAGCTGCAGCGGAACCATGCTAACGGTGTCCTGCTTCCAGAGTTCCGACTGGCCGTGGTCCAGCTGCACGTGACGAGCGTGAAGGCGGACAACCTGAGCCGAGCCCGGAGGCTGGTGAAGGAGGCGGCGGGTCGGGGCAGCGACGTGGTGCTGCTGCCGGTGAGGAGCCGACAGACCTCAAAAATACTTAGCAAGTGATGAATGGCAACAAAAAATATctatcatttttttttgtttgcgtgtgtgttactAAGACGCATCTGTTAACAGTGAACCCGCACGATGAACGTCCCCATCACCGTTTTGACTGTACAGCTGACTGATTCCTTCTCTGACCTGTCATTACCACAGGAATGCTTCAACTCCCCGTACGGAACCAGCTTCTTCTCTGCATATGCTGAGAGGATCCCTGGAGAATCCACTGAGGTGCTGTCACAGGCTGCAAAGGAGAATAAAGTGTATCTAGTGGGAGGTAGGGACTCACGTGGCTGAAGTGACTCTGAATAACAGAGAAGAGTGGACGGATTTTTCCTCCACTGTAAATGAATGTTCACTTCTAATGATTTCCAGCAGGCGTTGCTGTGATGTAAAGGTTAACAGACTCTCTAACCAACAGCACACAACCCATAACTACATTTCTAGTCTGTGTGGCTTTAACGTCTAGATCAATGTTCAGCGTGTATTTTGTAATATTATTCATGTGCCTCTTCCAGGATCTATCCCTGAAGAGGACGGTGGGAAGTTGTATAACACGTGCACAGtgtttgggcctgatggaaaATTGATCCTGAAACACAGGAAGGTACTGTAACGTTTGACTGTTCCTTATTGATGACCTAGCAGTCAATCAAAGCCTTTGTCTTCATCCAGATTCACCTCTTCGACATTAACGTCCCAGGAAAAATCAAGTTCCAGGAGTCTGAGATGCTGAGCCCAGGGAACAGTCTGTCAGTGTTTGAAACACGTGAGTGACGCCTGGAATCTGCTTTGTCCCCTGTGGCTGAGCGAGCAATGCTTTGATCTGCGCTTCCTCCCGCAGCCTTCTGTAAAGTGGGAGTGGGCATATGCTATGACATGAGGTTTGCAGAGCTGGCGCAGCTGTACAGCAGGAAAGGTAAGCGGCTGCCGTGACGACAGCGGGTTTTGGTGACGTGAGCGGTTAGTGAGGTCCTCCGTGTGTCCTCAGGTTGTCAGCTGTTAGTTTACCCCGGAGCCTTCAACATGACCACTGGTCCCGCGCactgggagctgctgcagaggggcAGGTCAGACTCAGACGCCTCATCAGACCGACATGTGACATGAATGATTTGTTGCTgtaatgtgttttgttgttggttgCAGAGCTGTTGATAACCAAGTGTATGTGGCCACTGCATCACCTGCCAGAGATGAGACTGCGTCCTACGTGGCCTGGGGTCACAGCACTGTGGTGAACCCATGGTAAGAGACCAGAACGCTGCCTTAAGTACCGTCTGTGAATCTATTGTAATTATGTAACCAGCACCGACTTTGATTGTGTGACAGTCTTGAGTTTTATACAATTTGTCGTTGCAGGGGAGAAGTTCTGTCCAAGgccggagcagaggaggaggtgatttATGCAGAGATTGGTGAGCAAAAGAACACTTCAGAAAGTCAGGCAGACTACACATACCACACACTGGCCACTGATAACATGTAAAGCATGTTTGGTCAACAATCAACAACTAGTAACTGGAAATACACCAGTATCACACTATCGGACGGACAAAAACTAGAAGGGTTCACACGGAGGAGTTTGACAGCATTATATTGCACAGCTTTTCCACTTGTCTCCACTTTGCATTGTCCCGTCACCAGACTTGCAGTATTTGGCCGACATCCGGCAGCAGATCCCCATCACAACGCAGCGCCGCAGTGACCTTTATACAGTGACGGCTGTGCAGGAAGGGTCGGGCTGAAAACGGActcggaggagcaggagagtggGATGTGTTGCGTCAGGTTTGTGCCACTTGGCTGTGGGTTGTTGCTGGGAGATCATCGGGCATTTGGTAACCAAAGAGTTGGGGGGGTTGTGACAAAGGGAACAGCTGTAGGGGAGTGAAGAGTAAAGCTGTATTCAGGATCAGATGGATTCCTGGCCTCAGGAACGCCTTGTGGGGGAGGTTGTAACTGGGTATAGAAGCAGATTTAAAAGAGAAACTGCTCAGAAGACTCCTGAGCTGTAAGTGGCCTCACCATCAAAACGAAACAGTCCACCACACCTGCAGGCTCTCGATCCTTCAATTCTTTTAAGAATTGGCAGAAAATTGAGAAATTCTCAAATTAGTATAGAAGGTCAAGGTACAATCAACACTATGTGTTAGATCACATTGTCTCGTTCTCCCTGAAGAACAAGATGTGTCTTCTAAACTTGGTTTTCCACATCTTTTACATCTTCCACATCTGCTGACAGTTGATTagtacaaaattaatgagagaTTTTGAGTAATATAAGTCGTTTGTTTAATGTGTAAAACTCAGAACTCTATGCTCAggaaaaacatcagaaaatACAGTGATCGTGATGTATTCTGTACTTGATGTAATCACATTCTgtacacatttttttatttctttcatatAATGTCATCTATCAATACGCATTTTtagatttaaaatgtaaatcctAAAAAGCCAAagtcaaacaaagcagcaacattATTAAATCTTTAATGAAATGTGCTGAAACAAGCCTCTCGCTTATTTCTTATGTATTATTGCTCGTTTCTAAAGGCCACAAACCCACCGTGTGTGTTGGACACGAGAGGCACCGACAGAAGTCTCTTTACAAACCAGTTCATAATGAAGATTCATCATCTCTGGGTTTTATACATCAGTCTCAATCTTCAGCACTTCAGCTTCCCCCTCGTTTGGAAATTGTCTCTTGTGTCCTAAAGACAAGTAATAAAGGTTAAGCAAGTGTGAAACCTCTTTGGATCCTAAAAGCTCTATGTTTGGATGATTACATTAGTCTTTTTATGGCCTCTAGAACAGcttctgtgtgttactgtgtttaaaTAGGTTAATTGGGCCCCAAGGCGACAACAACTGATCAGAACCAGGATGTTTACGTGCTGAAAACCAAACCAGGATTCTCCTGAATAGAGCACGTGTAAACAGCCAGTACCTGGGCTTAACTTAGACCCCATCTCTCCTCAGAGCCTCTGTCTGACCCATGCAGCCTACCTCTGTTGGAGTTTTCGTATTCCTTTTTCAGCCTCTTACTCTTCCTGTCCAGGTGGATCTGATAGACCACAGCCGCAATCACCATGGTCCCGACCGCCACACACAGAGCCAAGCTGAAGATCCACAAGGGCTCTGAAGGGTCCTTGGCCTCCGAGTTGGGCTGTACGCCTTCTGAGCCCAAACAAGAGCCGCACATTAGTGAGGAGGCGATGACTTTTTGCTGCTCGTCTAAAGGGGCAGTGATCAACCACTCACGGCTTGTCGAGGTCAGGCTTTTGTTCATAAAGCGGTTCTCTACGACGCAGGTGACGTTGGAGACGCTGGCGTTGCTGAGGGTCAGGTGGCTTGTGACGTTGTAGAGGTGGGAGTCTGGGTCTGATGCTGCCTGGGTCGTCACTGATCCTTCAGGGGGCTCCTCGGCGCCATTAATGACCCAGTACACAGTGGGTTCGGGAAAACCGCCAGCGGAGCTGCAGATGTAGGTCGTCTGCTCTCCGTGGGCTTCTTCGTGCACCAGCGGGGAGCTGAAACTGGCTGCAAACAGTCATCGCATGAGATCGTGCTCTTAAATATTCCCCAGTCTACTTTGTGTTTCACACCGACCTGTTGACCTCAGGCACACGCTGCACAACAGTGATGTCTGATTCCCCCCTGCCACAGTCACCAGACTATAATCCACTTCGTTCTCTATGGGGTCAACTGTCAGCAGCATCAGAGACAGGTTTCCAGTGAGCAGAGCGTCACTGGCGAGCGTGGCCCCGTTCACGCTCCATTCCTCCACGTTTCTGTCCTCCTCCCATGTGGACGCGAGCACCACttcatcctctctcctccactctatGGAAACGTTCTTCAAGGCTGAGAGTTCATTGTGAAAGCAGGGCAGTGAGACCGGACGTCCCACTGTAGCCAGGACGCAGTCTTCCTCTGTAGGACCGAGCACAATCATCACGTTAGCTGCAGGTTCAGATGtaatgagatgtttttttttatcagcagaCGAACCAACTTTACCCAGACAGGCGCAGACACAGAGaaaactgagcagcagcagcagcaccggcgtTGCACGACGAGGCCGCGTTTGCCAAACGCCTTTCAAATCTCCTTTAGACAAGACGGGCGAATCCATGATTTAGTCATAAGTCCGTGTACGCCACCTTCCCCATGCCCTGCTGATGCTGAACCACTCCTAGTTATACGACCTTCCCTCACTGACGGTCTTCATGTTCAGTCATGTCGAGGCCCGTTCAGATCTGCTCCACTTTCTGTTGTTATGATTTTACTgaaacagacccacacacaggTAGAAGTGGTGGCTTGTCTCATAGTTAGGAGCTGGTCAAACCTGTTTGAGCCGAGGTAGCACACGCCCATTGGCCTCAGCTGTGCACGGCTCAAACAACAGCCTGACGCTTTCTGTTTCACtcaaaaataaacagacaagTACATTAGACAAGTTTTTATTATTCACAAGTTGtatataacacacacatatacatatgtgtgtgtgtgtgtgtgtgtgtgtgtgtgtgtgtgtgtgtgtgtgtaatacgaaatatatgtgtgtgtgtgtatgtatatgtatatatgtatgtgtatgtatatctatgtatgtgtatatgtatgtatatatatgcaTCCTATTATACCTGCAGACTTAGTTCTGCTTTTTAACCGCTACAACATCTGTGTGGGTGTCAACTAATTTAAGATGCAATgccatgaaaaaaaaagtctaaatcTAATTAGCATATAGGTAACGTGGCG from Betta splendens chromosome 4, fBetSpl5.4, whole genome shotgun sequence includes:
- the tbc1d23 gene encoding TBC1 domain family member 23 isoform X2; its protein translation is MQTVFRKTAQNQDLAEALDSGGSDMELERGIIQVQENATQHKAKMWKIALNVSGKGDSLSPWDGVLDLPEQTLIHNRSQQLIDQLDVSEEERSDMVSDVESVITFYCKSRNITFTPELSWPHLLKPLLALHLPRSDLYNCFYAIMNKYIPRDCVPKGRPFHLYRLLLQYHEPELCSFLDTKKITPDSYAINWLGSLFSSHCLPDVTQTLWDSYLQQADPFLIFFLLLIILVNAKESILAQEADSKEDIIKMLEAFPSLLESEDIEDLFSLAQYYQSKTPLSLRKMNQNLFGSSLVALKEEDTDLSQALCLPVSVPEILQANQLQQDGVRFFVVDCRPAEQYNAGHLSTAFHLDSDLMLQNPSEFALSVKSLLEAQKQSLESGSIASGEHLCFMGSGREEEDMYMNMVLAHFLQKNKEYVSIAKGGFMALQKHLVDMNIEGLDSSYVHWIVSTSGSHSSLSSADGESLSSPGDSKGVKSLVNKMTFALKSKSVNVKEKMISFIENTSAPVDRISFTLPWPEKVIPDRHVSSSDRVGKPYRGVKPVFSIGDEEEYDTDEIDSSSMSDDDRKEIVNIQTWVNKPDVKHHIPCNEVKETGHMFPSHLLVTATHMYCLREIASRKGFAYIQSRQALNSVVKITSKKKHPELITFKFGSNNSTGVEISAVERYLIPNAGDATKVIKQQIMKVLDALESS
- the nit2 gene encoding omega-amidase NIT2; this encodes MSTLGRAMSKFRLAVVQLHVTSVKADNLSRARRLVKEAAGRGSDVVLLPECFNSPYGTSFFSAYAERIPGESTEVLSQAAKENKVYLVGGSIPEEDGGKLYNTCTVFGPDGKLILKHRKIHLFDINVPGKIKFQESEMLSPGNSLSVFETPFCKVGVGICYDMRFAELAQLYSRKGCQLLVYPGAFNMTTGPAHWELLQRGRAVDNQVYVATASPARDETASYVAWGHSTVVNPWGEVLSKAGAEEEVIYAEIDLQYLADIRQQIPITTQRRSDLYTVTAVQEGSG
- the LOC114853915 gene encoding ICOS ligand-like isoform X1, with the translated sequence MDSPVLSKGDLKGVWQTRPRRATPVLLLLLSFLCVCACLEEDCVLATVGRPVSLPCFHNELSALKNVSIEWRREDEVVLASTWEEDRNVEEWSVNGATLASDALLTGNLSLMLLTVDPIENEVDYSLVTVAGGNQTSLLCSVCLRSTASFSSPLVHEEAHGEQTTYICSSAGGFPEPTVYWVINGAEEPPEGSVTTQAASDPDSHLYNVTSHLTLSNASVSNVTCVVENRFMNKSLTSTSQGVQPNSEAKDPSEPLWIFSLALCVAVGTMVIAAVVYQIHLDRKSKRLKKEYENSNRGHKRQFPNEGEAEVLKIETDV
- the tbc1d23 gene encoding TBC1 domain family member 23 isoform X3; translation: MADAVEEPLQGSWNQDLAEALDSGGSDMELERGIIQVQENATQHKAKMWKIALNVSGKGDSLSPWDGVLDLPEQTLIHNRSQQLIDQLDVSEEERSDMVSDVESVITFYCKSRNITFTPELSWPHLLKPLLALHLPRSDLYNCFYAIMNKYIPRDCVPKGRPFHLYRLLLQYHEPELCSFLDTKKITPDSYAINWLGSLFSSHCLPDVTQTLWDSYLQQADPFLIFFLLLIILVNAKESILAQEADSKEDIIKMLEAFPSLLESEDIEDLFSLAQYYQSKTPLSLRKMNQNLFGSSLVALKEEDTDLSQALCLPVSVPEILQANQLQQDGVRFFVVDCRPAEQYNAGHLSTAFHLDSDLMLQNPSEFALSVKSLLEAQKQSLESGSIASGEHLCFMGSGREEEDMYMNMVLAHFLQKNKEYVSIAKGGFMALQKHLVDMNIEGLDSSYVHWIVSTSGSHSSLSSADGESLSSPGDSKGVKSLVNKMTFALKSKSVNVKEKMISFIENTSAPVDRHVSSSDRVGKPYRGVKPVFSIGDEEEYDTDEIDSSSMSDDDRKEIVNIQTWVNKPDVKHHIPCNEVKETGHMFPSHLLVTATHMYCLREIASRKGFAYIQSRQALNSVVKITSKKKHPELITFKFGSNNSTGVEISAVERYLIPNAGDATKVIKQQIMKVLDALESS
- the tbc1d23 gene encoding TBC1 domain family member 23 isoform X1 codes for the protein MADAVEEPLQGSWNQDLAEALDSGGSDMELERGIIQVQENATQHKAKMWKIALNVSGKGDSLSPWDGVLDLPEQTLIHNRSQQLIDQLDVSEEERSDMVSDVESVITFYCKSRNITFTPELSWPHLLKPLLALHLPRSDLYNCFYAIMNKYIPRDCVPKGRPFHLYRLLLQYHEPELCSFLDTKKITPDSYAINWLGSLFSSHCLPDVTQTLWDSYLQQADPFLIFFLLLIILVNAKESILAQEADSKEDIIKMLEAFPSLLESEDIEDLFSLAQYYQSKTPLSLRKMNQNLFGSSLVALKEEDTDLSQALCLPVSVPEILQANQLQQDGVRFFVVDCRPAEQYNAGHLSTAFHLDSDLMLQNPSEFALSVKSLLEAQKQSLESGSIASGEHLCFMGSGREEEDMYMNMVLAHFLQKNKEYVSIAKGGFMALQKHLVDMNIEGLDSSYVHWIVSTSGSHSSLSSADGESLSSPGDSKGVKSLVNKMTFALKSKSVNVKEKMISFIENTSAPVDRISFTLPWPEKVIPDRHVSSSDRVGKPYRGVKPVFSIGDEEEYDTDEIDSSSMSDDDRKEIVNIQTWVNKPDVKHHIPCNEVKETGHMFPSHLLVTATHMYCLREIASRKGFAYIQSRQALNSVVKITSKKKHPELITFKFGSNNSTGVEISAVERYLIPNAGDATKVIKQQIMKVLDALESS
- the LOC114853915 gene encoding ICOS ligand-like isoform X2: MDSPVLSKGDLKGVWQTRPRRATPVLLLLLSFLCVCACLEEDCVLATVGRPVSLPCFHNELSALKNVSIEWRREDEVVLASTWEEDRNVEEWSVNGATLASDALLTGNLSLMLLTVDPIENEVDYSLVTVAGGNQTSLLCSVCLRSTASFSSPLVHEEAHGEQTTYICSSAGGFPEPTVYWVINGAEEPPEGSVTTQAASDPDSHLYNVTSHLTLSNASVSNVTCVVENRFMNKSLTSTSRVQPNSEAKDPSEPLWIFSLALCVAVGTMVIAAVVYQIHLDRKSKRLKKEYENSNRGHKRQFPNEGEAEVLKIETDV